A window from Pirellulales bacterium encodes these proteins:
- the cysW gene encoding sulfate ABC transporter permease subunit CysW: MSGAIPKGSLVETNLAGRLRLATDERSWVKALLITSTLVFLTLVLFVPLAAIFAEAFRKGVAVYFASFADAHALSAIRLTLLVAFICVPLNLAFGLAASWAIAKFQFPGKSMLITLIDLPFAVSPVISGLIFVLLFGMRGWLGPWLDSHHIQIIFAVPGVILATLFVTFPFVAREVIPLMQEQGSDEELAAVSLGASGWQTFWRVTLPNVKWALLYGVILCNARAMGEFGAVNVVSGHIRGKTNTLPLHVEILYNEYNFAAAFAVASLLALLALITLVLKSAVEWRVRREFEQALEPAT, translated from the coding sequence ATGTCTGGTGCGATTCCAAAAGGCTCGCTCGTTGAAACGAACCTGGCCGGCCGGCTTCGGCTTGCCACCGATGAGCGAAGTTGGGTTAAAGCACTGCTCATCACGAGCACATTGGTATTCCTGACTCTCGTGCTGTTCGTGCCGCTGGCGGCAATTTTTGCGGAAGCATTTCGCAAAGGCGTGGCCGTTTACTTCGCGAGCTTTGCCGACGCCCACGCACTTTCGGCCATCCGCCTCACGCTGCTCGTGGCTTTCATTTGCGTGCCCTTAAACCTCGCGTTCGGTCTGGCAGCATCCTGGGCAATTGCCAAGTTTCAGTTCCCTGGCAAAAGTATGCTCATCACGCTGATTGATTTGCCATTTGCCGTATCGCCGGTGATTTCTGGTTTGATCTTCGTTCTGCTATTCGGCATGCGTGGTTGGCTGGGTCCCTGGCTCGACAGCCATCACATTCAAATCATCTTCGCTGTGCCCGGCGTCATCCTGGCGACGCTTTTCGTTACCTTCCCATTTGTCGCCCGCGAAGTCATTCCCTTGATGCAAGAGCAGGGCTCCGACGAAGAGTTAGCGGCCGTGTCCTTGGGCGCCAGCGGCTGGCAGACGTTTTGGCGCGTGACGCTGCCGAACGTGAAGTGGGCACTGCTTTACGGTGTCATTTTGTGCAACGCCCGGGCGATGGGCGAATTTGGCGCCGTGAATGTCGTATCCGGTCACATCCGTGGCAAAACCAACACGTTACCACTCCACGTGGAGATTCTTTACAACGAATACAACTTCGCCGCGGCGTTCGCGGTGGCTTCGCTGTTGGCGTTGTTAGCGCTGATCACCTTGGTGCTGAAGTCGGCCGTGGAATGGCGCGTGCGACGTGAATTTGAGCAAGCCCTTGAGCCCGCGACGTAG
- a CDS encoding sulfate/molybdate ABC transporter ATP-binding protein has protein sequence MSIELTHISKSFGTYQALRDVSLAINDGELVALLGPSGSGKTTLLRIIAGLDTPERDPRSRIRFYEEDVASRPAAKRRVGFVFQHYALFRHMSIFENVAFGMRVMPRKNRLAKREIDRRVTELLKLVQLDGLGRRFPSQLSGGQRQRAALARALAVEPRVLLLDEPFGALDAKVRQGLRTWLRRLHDEIHVTSILVTHDQEEALEVADRVVVMNQGRIEQIGTPEEVFHKPATRFVMEFLGQVNVFRGRVQGGKAMLAGVPLEGHFFFPGKEEGAAMVYMRPHELDIRLYKNGAPNFPAKVTRINPAGSIAKVTTRTNDGQDVLVDLSLDDYERLNLTEGTHVYIYPKNARVFLPEYQI, from the coding sequence ATGAGCATTGAACTTACCCACATCAGCAAGTCGTTCGGCACATACCAAGCGCTGCGTGATGTCAGCCTCGCAATCAACGACGGCGAATTGGTCGCGCTCCTCGGTCCAAGTGGTTCCGGCAAGACAACTCTGCTCCGCATCATTGCCGGGCTCGATACGCCGGAACGCGACCCGCGCTCGCGCATCCGCTTTTACGAAGAAGATGTCGCCAGTCGCCCGGCTGCCAAACGCCGCGTGGGCTTCGTTTTCCAACATTACGCGTTGTTTCGCCACATGAGTATCTTTGAAAATGTAGCGTTCGGCATGCGTGTGATGCCGCGTAAGAACCGGCTGGCCAAGCGTGAAATCGATCGCCGTGTTACGGAACTACTCAAACTGGTGCAATTAGACGGTCTTGGCCGCCGGTTTCCGTCGCAGCTCTCTGGCGGCCAGCGACAACGTGCGGCGCTCGCTCGTGCCTTGGCAGTCGAGCCCCGCGTGCTGTTGCTCGATGAACCCTTCGGAGCGCTCGACGCCAAGGTTCGCCAGGGCTTGCGCACCTGGCTCCGCCGCTTGCACGACGAGATTCATGTCACCAGCATTTTGGTGACGCACGATCAGGAAGAAGCGCTCGAAGTCGCCGATCGCGTCGTCGTCATGAACCAAGGCCGCATCGAGCAAATCGGCACTCCTGAAGAAGTCTTCCACAAGCCGGCAACACGTTTCGTCATGGAGTTCCTGGGGCAAGTAAATGTGTTCCGCGGACGCGTTCAGGGCGGCAAGGCGATGCTCGCCGGCGTACCGCTGGAAGGCCACTTTTTCTTCCCTGGCAAAGAGGAGGGCGCCGCGATGGTCTACATGCGGCCGCATGAACTCGATATCAGACTCTATAAGAACGGTGCACCGAATTTCCCAGCCAAAGTCACGCGCATCAATCCCGCAGGTTCCATCGCGAAAGTCACGACTCGGACGAACGACGGCCAAGACGTGCTCGTCGATTTGAGCCTCGATGATTACGAACGACTTAACCTGACCGAAGGCACCCACGTTTACATTTATCCGAAAAACGCGCGGGTATTCTTGCCGGAATACCAAATCTAA
- a CDS encoding YezD family protein, with the protein MTEPITNSGRVPAPERGSDADEALAQIRESLRGLKFGSVNIIVQDGVIIQIDRTEKRRLRTNRTTN; encoded by the coding sequence GTGACGGAGCCCATTACAAATTCCGGACGAGTGCCTGCGCCTGAGCGAGGCAGCGATGCCGACGAGGCGCTGGCTCAGATTCGCGAATCCTTGCGCGGATTAAAGTTCGGCTCCGTGAACATCATCGTACAGGATGGTGTCATCATTCAGATCGATCGCACCGAAAAGCGCCGACTTAGGACGAATCGCACTACCAACTAG